The sequence TCTTTGGCGAGCATGACCAGGGCGGCACGAATCTTGGTGCGACTGACTGAATACAGCTTTGCTAGTGCTTCTTCACGCAATTTTGTTCCGGGCGGGAGCCGCTGCTCTGCGATCGCCATTGCAATATCTGCGGCGATTTCATCCGAACTATCGGAAATGACTGGGCTCGAAGGCATGTTCATGATGTGACTTGACCTTAAAAGCGCAAAAGTGATGCAAAGTCGGAAATTGTACTAGAAAATAGTTTGCCAGCCCAAAACGCCGTCCGCCGAAATCACCGGAAACGTGATTCGACAGACATATTTTTGAACGCAGGCGCTTTTTTACAGCTTCGCTACTTTGTTTAGTGCTCGGCACGCAAATGCAAATTAGCCGGAGTTCTCCCCTCCTCAACCAAATTATCGCGATTTTTTTGCTCGTCGTAGGCCTTGATCGCTGCCAGGTCACCGTTTAATACCGCATGCGCCCGGGCTCTATCAATATCTTTTTCCCATACCGCCACAACCACCGTGGCGACACAATTACCTAGCAAATTACCTAATGCGCGGGCAATACCCATAAACCAGTCGACTGAGAGTACCAGCACCAGACCGACCACCGGAATAGCAGGAATCGCAGACAATGTCGCCGCAAGAATCACAATCGCTGAGCCAGGTACGCCGTGGGCCCCTTTTGACGTAATCAAGGCTACCGCCAAAATGGCCAATAAGTCCGTGAACGCCAGGTGGGTATTGGTTGCCTGAGCAATAAAGACCGCCGCGAGGGTCAGATAAATCGAAAACGCGTCCAGATTAAATGAATAACCAGTCGGAATAACCAATCCGACGGTCGAATCTTTGATGCCCATGTATTCCAGCTTTTTCATAATCTGCGGCAGCACTGCATCCGAGGATGCAGTGGCCAAAACTACCATCAACTCTTCACGTAGATATTTAATCAGTTTAAAAATACTGAATCCCGTGAGTCGCAGGATCGTCCCCAGAATGGCAAACACAAATATCACAACCGCAACGTAAAAGAGCGCGACCAGATAGCCGAGCTGCTCTAACGAGCCAATGCCATATTTACCTACGGTAAAAGCGATTGCACCAAACACTCCCAGCGGGGCCAGCTTGATGATGAATGACATGCACTTAAAAAATGCGGCAGACATGCTGTAGACGATCGTGACGAGCGGCGCGGCTTTTTCGCCAATCAACGATAAGGCGCAACCAAAAATAATGGAAAACAGCAGCACTTGTAATACGTCACCGGACGTGAACGCGCTGACCACCGTATCAGGAATGATTTTCATCACAAAATCACCGAAGCCCGCACCCCTTACTTTATTCGCAGTTTGAACGTAGGTTCCTAGTGACGTGGCGTCCAGCGATCCCACATCAATATTCATTCCCGCGCCAGGATGGAAAACAAACGCTAGCAATAAACCCAATGCCAGCGCTATAAACGTCACCGCCTCAAAATAAATCAACGCCTTCAGCCCTACCCGTCCGACCTTTTTCAGTTCGCCGGCCCCGTAAATACCTTGCACCACGACACAGAACACAATCATGGGAATGATCATTTTGACCAGCTTAATGAAGCCATCCCCAAGCGGTTTCATACTTTCGCCAAACTTGGGATACAACACCCCAACGATGATGCCGAGCACCAGGCCGATGACGACCTGACCAAAAAGTGATTTATACAAGCGCTGCATATTTGTCTCCTAGGAACTAGAAATAATAGTTTTTTTCGTTTAGATCTTGCCACTATCGCATCATTAGAGGGACGATGGATTGTGACTGCCTGACACACAATATAGTGCATTCAGTTTTTGTATGCAATAACTGAATTCAAGTGTAATATTCAAAAACACCAAAAGGAGACAGGCATGGAATTGCATCCAACACCATTAAATCTAACCCCCTATAAAGCGGCCCTTCCAGTTGCAGCTGATTGCGGTAACCAGATAATGCGATGGTCAGATGAACTCGCGCGGCACACCGAAGTGGAAGATATGCTGACCCGCACTTATCTGACACCGGCCCACCACTCCGCCGCAGCACAATTGGCCGAATGGATGTGCGCAGCGGGGATGCAGGTACGGCGCGACATGGCTGGCAACGTCATTGGACGTTATGAAGCCGACACCGCGGACGCCCCTGCCCTCGTCACGGGATCACATTTCGACTCGGTGCGAAACGGCGGAAAATATGATGGCAATCTAGGGATTCTTTTACCCATTGCCTGCGTTCAGCAATGGCATAACGCCGGTAAGCGCTTTCCATTTGCCCTTGAAGTCATCGGGTTCGCGGAAGAGGAAGGCGTGCGCTTTAAAGCCACCTTACTCGGCAGCCGCGCTGCAGCAGGCACCTTCGACATGGCGGTGCTTGACAACCGCGACGACGATGGCCATACGATGCGCGAAGTAATGGCAGCATCCGGTTTCCACGCCGTTGGCCTGGCCAAAGCAGCGTATCCCCCAAAATCGGTGCTGGCTTTCGTTGAAGTGCATATCGAACAAGGCCCGGTTTTACTTAACGCAGAGTTACCGGTCGGCGTGGTCACCGCGATCTCTGGGGCATCTCGCTTCATGGTGGAAATCCACGGCTTGGCCGGACATGCTGGCACAGTTCCGATGGAAATGCGACGCGACGCAGCGATGGCAGCGGCTGAAATTGGTTTATTTATAGAGCGCAGGTGTCAGGGCAAGCCAGGACTAGTCGGTACCGTAGGCATGCTTAACGTGCCAAACGGTGCCGCTAACGTGGTTCCCGGCAGAGCGTTATTTTCGATTGATATTCGGGCGGGAGACGATGCAGTCCGGCATGCGGCGGTTGCAGATGTATTGGCTGAAATTGATACGATAGCGCAGCGCCGCAATGTTTCCATCAACGCGCGCAAAACGCATGATGCGATGAGCGTCCCTTGTGCACCGTGGCTGCAACAACAGCTGGCAACGGCAATTTCCTCGAGTAACTTGCCTGTACGCCACCTTCCTTCGGGCGCTGGTCATGACGCCATGGCAATGGCCGCGATAACGGATGTCGCGATGTTGTTTGTCCGCTGCGGTAACGGGGGTATTAGCCATCATCCGGACGAGACCATGACGGCCGCCGATGCCGCCCTCGCCGCTCAGGTATTTACCCATTTTGTCGAACAGTTTAGAAAATAATGTTGGATCCGATCGCCTTTTCAGCCATATCAGCCATATCAGCCCTGGCGACGGTCTCACCATCAAACCAACAATTCACCCTGGAAATTGGAACGAAGAAATGACGAACATAACCACTCTCACCATCGACGGCTTCACCCTCACTGCAGCGCAGGTCGTCAGCGTGGCCCGTGCACCGTATTTGCCGGTGACGTTGGCGCAGTCTTCACGCGCCGCGTTAAAGGAAAGCCGCGATTTCATCGAAGCGACCTGGATGCATGATGACGCGCCGATGATGTACAGCTTCAACACCGGTGTCGGGCTGTTAAAAGATACCCGTATCAAGGTCGAACACATTGCGTTGTTTCAGACTCAGCTGATCAAAGCCCATTGCGCCGGGATCGGCGAGCCATTTTCGGAAGAAGTCAGCCGCGCCACCATGTTGCTGCGTGCCAATGCTTTTGCGAGTAATTATTCGGCGCCACGGGTGGAGGTGGTGGACCGTCTGCTGGCGTTCCTGAACGCTGGCATTCATCCGATCATGCCGCAAAAAGGCTCGGTCGGTGCCTCCGGCGATCTGGCTCCACTGTCGTATCTGGCCGCCGCGATTGCCGGTTTCGACGAAGCCGAAGTGATGTATCAGGGTGAACGCATGCGTGCCCCGCAAGCCATTACCGCCGCCGGCATTGCGCCGGTCAAATTCGATTTGCAAGCCAAGGACGCCTCGGCCTTGATTAATGGCTGTACCGCCTCGCTGGCGGTGGCCGTGCTGGTAGCGCACGACGCGCGTAACTTGCTGAGCGATGCGTGCCTGTCACTGGGCCTGACGCTGGAAGCGATGCGGGCCGAAATGGCGGCCTTCGATGCACGCATTCAGCAAGCACGTCCGCACGCCGGGCAAATCAAAACCGCTGCGGTGGTGCGCAAGCTGCTCAAGGGATCGACCCGCACCACGCATGCAGCGCGCTCGGTGCAGTTTCCGGAAGAGTCCCGCCGCACCGATATTCCGTATTCAGAACGGATTCAGGATGTGTATTCGTTGCGCTGTGCACCGCAAGTCTACGGTCCGGTGTTCGATGCACTCGACTACATCGACACCATCGTCGACAAGGAAATCAATTCGGCCACCGATAATCCATTGATCTTCGGCAAAGAGGGCGGCGGCTTTGAGATCATTTCCGGCGGCAATTTCCACGGCCAGTATCTGGCCCAGGCGATGGATCTGATGGCGATGGTGATGACCGATTTGGGCAGCATTTGCGAACGTCGGGTGGCGCGTCTGATCGATCCGACCTTGTCATGGGGCTTGCCACGCAATCTGATGAGCGGTGTGCGCGGGGTCAACACCGGTTATCCGGTGGTGCAATGTTCGTTGAGCTCCCTGGTAATGGAAAACCGCACCTTGTGCATGCCCGGAAGCGTCGACAGTATTCCGGCCAAAGGCAACAGCGAAGACCATGTGTCCAACTCGACCTGGTGCGCACGCAAGGCCGCGACGGTGGTGGCAAATACCCAATATATTATCGGGGTCGAGATGTTATTGGCGGCACAAGCCTTGACCATGACCGAAGATTTGTTGCCGGGATTCGTCCTGGGCCAGGGCACACAAGCGGCCTATCAGGAAATCCGTCGCCAGATTCCCGCTTGTCTGGATGGTGATCGCTGGTTCCACGATGATATTCTGATGGCGCAATCGTTTGTGGTCACGGGATCGGTACGGAATGCGGTGGTAGAAAAAATTGGGGCGTTTGTTTAATTTTGTATAAATTTCTGTAAACGTGCCAAAGTTAAAAGAAATAAATTAACTGAAATAAGTCCATCGAAACCGCAATAAAAAACGCCTCCGCCTGAGCCGGTGGAGGCGATCTTTCAACGAATTCCCTCAAACATCCACGTTATCTACACGGTTAACTTAAAGACATCAATTTCCCATACGGGAAATCCGTTATTTGCGCAGCTGTTGTTGCTGAATTGATGAAAACACGCCGATATTGCTGCAGCGACGCTGTCAGGCGATTGCCCCCGTGTTAACATCTTTACTTTGATCCGCACTGCCCCTTCATGACCTTATCCTCGCTCGCTCGCATCAATGATTTAGAAGCCGTTGTTCACCCCGACATTCTGTTAGGACCGATCCGACCGGAACTCATTCGCAATGAGGTCCTCGCCGATCTGCTCGAGGACACCGCTCGACGTGTGCCGGACCAGATAGCGTTAATTTTTGCTGATCGCAGCGTCACCTATCGTGAGCTCAACCAAACCGCCGATCGTGCTGCCTCCGCGCTGATCGCCGCGGGCGTAAAACCCGGCCACATTGTGGGCTTATGGCTACCGCGTGGCATTGATTTACTGATCATGCAAGCTGCGATTGCCAAGGCCGGCGCAGCCTGGTTGCCGCTTGATGCGGACACGCCGGTTGAGCGAATCGCAGTCTGCCTGGAAGATGCCAACGCCCCCGGTATCGTCACCTGCGGTCTGTTTTCATCAAAGCTGGGAACGCTTGATCGCAGCGTCTGGACGATAGAAAACCTGCTTCAGCCAACCGCAACACCGGTGCTAAAACGCATTGGCTTGCTCAGCACGCATCCTGCGTATGTGATTTATACATCCGGCTCGACTGGTAAACCTAAGGGTATTGAGATCACTCAAGGCGGGATCTGTCACTTTCTGCGCAGCGAAAACGCGGTCCTTGGCGTCCGTGGCTCTGACCGTGTATATCAAGGTTTTTCGGTCGCCTTCGACATGTCTTTTGAAGAAATATGGATCAGTTATCTGGTGGGTGCAACACTTTGGATCGCGCCCAAGGAACTTGCTTCCGATCCAGAGGCATTGCCGCTTGCATTAGCGGCAAACGGCGTGACGGTGTTGCACGCGGTGCCGACTTTGCTGGCTTTATTCAATCAGGACATTCCCAGTCTGCGTTTGATCAATCTGGGCGGAGAGATGTGTCCGGAAGCCCTGGTAAACCGATGGGCCAAACCCGGACTGCAAATTTTTAACACGTATGGGCCAACTGAGGCGACCGTCTCTGCCAGTTTAGCAGCATTGCGCGCCAACGAGCCGGTCACAATCGGTTCGCCTTTACCGAATTACGGCATGTTGATTATCAATCCGGCCACTGAAAACGGATTGATGCTGCTGCCACGCGGCGATACAGGGGAATTATGTATTACCGGTCCCGGAGTCGCAGCTGGTTATCTTGGCCGCGCAGATCTGACGGCGGAAAAATTCTTACCTAACCCCTGGTCGTCCAGTGAGCACGATGGCCGCCTATACCGCACCGGTGATCTGGCCCGCATAGAACAAGATGGCCGGGTTCAATGTCTGGGGCGCACCGACGATCAGGTCAAGATCCGTGGCTTTCGGGTTGAGTTGGGTGAGATTGAAGAAGTATTGGCACGACAGTCCGGCGTGGGTACCGTCGCCGTGATATTGCGGAATGAAGATGGAATTGATCAACTGATCGCTTTTATCGTTCCAGAAAACGGTGCTGCAATTGCTACCAGCGCCCTCCGCAGCGGACTCGGCAAGCACTTGCCACCTTATATGGTGCCTGGTTTTTTTGAAATCATGCAGGAGATGCCGCGGCTGACGTCCGGCAAAATTGATCGCAAAGCCCTCAAAATACGTCCGTTAACCGCAGCGAGTGCCGGAACCGCCGGGGTAGGTTCGGACACGGCAGAGACGCCAGCAGAGGTGGCTTTGTTCGCGGCCTTGACGACGTTATTTCCCGGACAGGTTATTCGCCGCGATGCTGACTTCTTTAGCGATCTGGGCGGTCATTCCCTCTTTGCTGCACGGCTTGCCTCTGCTTTGCGAGCCGATCCGCGCTATGCCCATGTCACCGTGCGCGACATCTATATGAACCGAGTGATCGGCCGCATCGCAGTAGTCTTGGCCGAGGAACCAGCAATCGCAGTTGCCGTCGATACCAGTTGGGTCGCGCCGTCTTCTTTAAAACGCTGGGTCTGCGGCGCTGCACAGGCCGCGGCAGTACCGTGGCTGGTTGCCATGCGCATGATGCAATGGCTGGCGCCATTTTTTACCTATCATTTTTTTACCGGCGATCCGGGCGACTCAATCCTGCGCGCAATCGCCATGTCAGTCGGGGTATTTTTGCTGGCGACATTTTTTGAGTTCGGCATAGCAATTGCTGCCAAGTGGCTTATTCTCGGACGCGTCAAGCCCGGGCGTTATCCGCTTTGGGGCATGACTTATTATCGCTGGTGGTTGACTGACCGTCTGATCGAGGCCGCGCCAACTTATTTGCTCAGCGGTTCCTCGATTTACACTTGGTGGCTAAGAGCGCTCGGCGCACGTATTGGCTCCGAAGTGTTGATTGGGTCCATGACATTACGGGTACATGATTTGCTGATAGTCGAAAACGGGGCCACCATCGGTAATGCCGTCAATTTTGAGAATGCCCGTGTCGAGCACGGTGAGTTGCGCCTCGGAATAATTGCCATCGGGCCGGAAGCCAACGTGGGCTCCTACGTCGTCATGGAAGGCAATACCTCGATTGGCAGTTTTGGGCATCTGGAAGGACAGTCCGCGCTCAGCGATGGTCAATCGGTCCCGGCAGACCGTGTTTGGGGCGGCTCCCCGGCACGCGATATCGGCGCTTTCGACAAGCGCTCTAACCCGCCGCGCCCGGCAGTAACACGCAGACGTCAGGTCTGTGAATCAATCTTCTTCCTGATCGGCGCGCTACTCATCACGACCCTGTTCTTCATGCCCGTTTTCCCAAGCTTTATTCTGATCGACTGGCTCGACAACTATGACCGCTTCCCATGGTTGCAAAGTAACCAGTTAAGTTTTCAGTTATCTAAATATTTTGTGATGGCTTTCCCGGCGACGGCGGTATTGATTATCTGCACTGCATTATTATCAGCCGGTATCCGCTGGAGTATCTTGCCACGGCTCAAAGCCGGTAGTTGGCCGGTTCGAAGCAATAAATATTGCAGCAAATGGTTGGTGAACCAGATTCAGGAATCCAGCTTGAGCGTACTGCATGGTGTCTATGCAACAATCTACGCCCCTTTCTGGTATCGTCTGCTCGGTGCCAAAGTTGGTCGCGGTGCTGAAATTTCTACCGCGCTGGGCGTGGTGCCGGACATGCTGACGTTAGGCGAAGAAACCTTCATTGCCGATGCCGTGTTACTCGGGGATGAACAAATCGACGGTGGCTGGATGCGGATGCAACCCACGGTTATTTCGCGCCGCAGTTTCGTCGGCAATGGTGCTTATATTCCCGACGGCACCACACTGCCGGAGAACGTCTTGATCGGCGTCCATTCGCGCGCGCCCGCCAATGACAAAATGCAGAATGGCGACGTGTGGCTAGGCTCGCCGCCGATCAATCTTCCCGCAAGAGAAGAAGTCTGTGGGTTTCCCGAGCATCTCACCTTCCGTCCCTCCAAACGACGCCGTCTCGGTCGTGGCTTGGTGGAAGCGTTTCGGATTGTCTCACCGCATGCCATCGTGATCGCCGTGGGTTATACGTTGGTCTTGAATCTGATGCCCTTGGCTGGTGCCGGACTGTGGGGCGAAGTGATCTGGTTACTAACCTTGTCAGGCCTGATGTACGGCGTCGGCACATTCATCTGGATTGTTTGTATCAAATGGTTATTTCTAAGACGCTACCATAAGTGTAGCGTCCCGATGTGGACGCCTTTTGTATGGTTATCCGAAGGCGTCACCAATCTCTACGAGGGAATCGCCGTACCTAACCTGCTCAATTACTTGCGTGGCACACCTTGGCTGCCGTTAGCATTTAACTTGCTGGGATGTAAAATCGGACGCGGCGTCTATCTCAATACCACAGACATCACCGAATTCGACTGCGTCTCCATCGGCGACTATAGCGAACTGAATGCCCTTGCCTGCCCGCAAACTCACCTGTTTGAAGATCGCGTCATGAAAATCGATCATGTCACTATCGGTAAGCGCGTGTATATGGGGCCGCGCAGCGCGGTGCTGTACAGCGCGATTGTGGGTGATAACGCCAAACTGGGCGCGCTGACGTTGGTCATGAAAGGTGAGCAAATTCCCGCTGGGACGAGTTGGCGCGGATGTCCTGCGGCGCCAGAGTTAAAGGGATCAGTTTGAACCACATCAGCACGCTCTGAACGATGCTCGAATACGGATCAGGGCAGCCTGTCGCTGCTATCCCATGGCCGCAGGCAGCCTCTGATCTGCAGAAAATTGGCATGACAGAAGATACCGATGGTTTGAAATCGCCACTGATCGTGATCAGCGTGATAACACCGCTTACGTCCATACGCGATAGCGCCCGAGAGAGAATTCGTATCGCACTAAGAGAAGCGTTGGGCTTCTTGCTGAATATGTCGCCCCTCTCAGTACCGTTAGTCACGGAACTGGGGCAACCCATCCGTCTGGCGCTGCCCGCTCTGCATCTTGGGCTTTCATTAAGCCACGAACCCGGCTTGTCAGTGGCAGCGATAAACCTGCGCGGCAAAGTCGGCATCGACCTGATGCGCGTCAATGCCATTGCCGACTGGCGACAAGTAGCGCAGGACTATCTCGGGCACGAAACTGTTAAGCGGATTGCCGATCTGCCATCAAGTGGTCAATCCCATGCGTTTGCGCAAGAGTGGACGCGTTACGAAGCATGTCTTAAATGTCTTGATATTGGTATCAGAGAGTGGGACCCGAGCCTGGATATCGAGATGCGTCAATGCATTGTAAATCCTTTGATTTTACCCAACGGCATGGTCGGCACCGTCGCCACTTTACCCGCCATCCCACCGCACATTAAATGATGGCGGCGCGTCTTGACATCACGCCCAGGTTCACTAGACGATCACTTTGCCGCGCATCGCTTTGTCTTGCCCACGTCGAGTCTTTTTTTCAACTCGTTTAAGCTGGGATGAATAACTCGGCTTGGTAGGACGACGGCGTTTTTGAACCACCGTCACCCCCAGCAACAACGCCCGTAGTCGCTCCAGAGCATCAAATTTATTTTGTTCCTGGCTGCGTGATTGCTGCGCCTTCAAAATGACGACGCCATCCTTGGTAATACGCTGATCCTGTAACGCCAACAGCTTCTCCTTATAAACAGCCGGGAGTGATGAGGCGTTGATGTCAAAGCGCAGATGAATCGCTGAGGAGACTTTATTAACGTTTTGGCCGCCCGGACCTTGCGCACGCACGCCAGTCATCTCAACCTCTGAGAGAGGAATGCTCAGACTATCAGTAATTAGCAGCAAATTTTGATCGTTAGGAGGGGACATTTGCCCTATTATAAAGCGGCAATTTCGAACGACCTAATCACCCCCAGCAAATACCACGGTTGCATTCCGATAAATTAAAGGGATCCCCTGATGCGCGCCAGAGTAATGAGAAACAATCGTTGGTTGATTTTGCTATTCATCGTTGCCATTGGCGCAGATGCAGATGCCAATGCAAGCGCGACCGAGCACTACACAATCGATCCCGACCATACGTTTTCTTCCTTCGAATATAGCCATTGGGGCCTATCGACGCAACGCAATCGGTTCGACCGCACCAGCGGCTACATTGCACTTGACCAGACCGCCGGAACCGGTGAGATCATGATTGAGATTGATGCGGCGTCTGTGAATACCGGCACCGAAATGTTTAATAAAGCCTTACGCGCGAGCGAATTTTTTGATGCCGAAAAATATCCGAAAATCCTCTTCACCTCCACGCACTTACTGTTTGACGGGGGCACTCTCAAACAAGTCGAGGGCGACCTGACCATTAAAGATATCACGCATACCGTGACGCTAGAAATAACCAATTTCAATTGTCGCTTTATGTTGCTATACGGCAAGCGTGCTTGCGGGGCCAATGGCTTTGTTAAAATTCTTCGCAGTGACTTCCACCTGGGCCGTTTTGTGCCGTTCGTCAGCGATGCAGTGACATTGCACGTAGTGGTCGAAGCGATCAAGGATTATTAACGCTCAGGAGCGCTTGCTTTGCCCGAAGCAGTTACAAGAAAATAGCTGGGCGGCAAGCGCAGAAGCGACGCCATTTTTGGCATTGTCACTGCGTTATAAGAACAGCCAGGAATACACTCCCCCTCCAACCACCAGCAAAAACGGAATCGAATAAGCGTGAAAGGTAATCCATGCTTTTTTGTCCGGCGTCATCCGCAAAGCAATGATATTGGCGAGTGAGCCCAGCATGAAACCAAACCCGCCGACGTTGACAGAGAAAGCGATCAATCGCCAGTCTCGCGTATATTCGGCCAGCAAAATCGCCGCTGGAACGTTGCTAATGAACTGCGATGCCACGATTCCCGCAAGATAGAGCCGTTGCGGATGTTCGAGGCCAGCACCTTGCATCAGTGAGTGCACGACAGGCAATTGCGCGACCAAGCGTAGATCGACGAACATTAAAATGAAGACCAGCAACAGCGCCCAGTCGATTCGCGCCACCACATTTCGCTGCGTCATGAGAAAAATTGCCAATACGACGAGCAAAGCGGGCACCGCATAATGCCGGTCTGTCAGAATTAAAAACGGCACGTACATGACGAGCGACAAAAGGAGCAGTTTTTTATTGATCGGCGACGCCGTCGCGTCCTCCTCAACCATCAATTTCAAACCCGGAAAGGCAACCATCGTCAGCAAAACCAATGGAATGATGGAAATATACACCATCGGTAACATCGCGATGACATAGTCCTGGAACGACAGATGGGAAAGTTGCCAGAGAAATAGATTTTGTGGATTCCCAATCGGTGTCAGCGCCGATCCTGCATTGGCCGCCAGAGCTTCAAAAATGATCAGACGGGTAATCGGCAATTTGATCGTTGAACGCAAACTCAGTGTCAACGGCACCATGACGAAAAGCCCCACATCATTCGTCAATAGCATCGACAGCAATGCAGTGGCAAGTACCAGAAAAACGGCAAGTGCGCGCTCTGTAGGCATTAATGAGGTCAGTTGCCGTCCCAGACGCGTTAAATACCCGCTCAGTTCCACACCCTTTGTGAGGACCAGTAAACCAGCCAGGGTAGCAATGGTGGGCCAATCGACTAGATGAGGATATTGGGGGACTTGCTGGGGAGCGATGGCTGATAAGACCAGCAAGATGATGAACAGGCTCTGGAAAAAATAATCTTTGCGTAATGTTTTAAATAAGGTCGTGAAAAAGGTTGAGAACAAAGATGCGGTTGGTGGAAGTTCAACATTACTTTTCATTATTGAATGAGTGATATTTGCACAGCGGTGAGCAGAATGGGACCATACAACAGACGCGGGCAATGAACCAACGCTGCAGGCATACAGCAACATACAACAACATACAGCACTCCGCTACCTTGCGCTGAATTCCCGCCAGCGGTCCCTAAGAAAGCTGGATTTAAGGCCATCTAAGCCGATGTGCTCTCAATTTCAAAGCGTAACTTTTTGATCGACGC is a genomic window of Glaciimonas sp. PAMC28666 containing:
- a CDS encoding SLC13 family permease; protein product: MKSNVELPPTASLFSTFFTTLFKTLRKDYFFQSLFIILLVLSAIAPQQVPQYPHLVDWPTIATLAGLLVLTKGVELSGYLTRLGRQLTSLMPTERALAVFLVLATALLSMLLTNDVGLFVMVPLTLSLRSTIKLPITRLIIFEALAANAGSALTPIGNPQNLFLWQLSHLSFQDYVIAMLPMVYISIIPLVLLTMVAFPGLKLMVEEDATASPINKKLLLLSLVMYVPFLILTDRHYAVPALLVVLAIFLMTQRNVVARIDWALLLVFILMFVDLRLVAQLPVVHSLMQGAGLEHPQRLYLAGIVASQFISNVPAAILLAEYTRDWRLIAFSVNVGGFGFMLGSLANIIALRMTPDKKAWITFHAYSIPFLLVVGGGVYSWLFL
- a CDS encoding YceI family protein, coding for MRNNRWLILLFIVAIGADADANASATEHYTIDPDHTFSSFEYSHWGLSTQRNRFDRTSGYIALDQTAGTGEIMIEIDAASVNTGTEMFNKALRASEFFDAEKYPKILFTSTHLLFDGGTLKQVEGDLTIKDITHTVTLEITNFNCRFMLLYGKRACGANGFVKILRSDFHLGRFVPFVSDAVTLHVVVEAIKDY